The Pelistega ratti genome window below encodes:
- the era gene encoding GTPase Era, which yields MIENTPFKTGFIAVVGRPNVGKSTLINALIGSKISIVSRKAQTTRHRIHGVLTQNNTQFVFVDTPGFQTRHGGAMNRMMNRVVTQTLADVDVVVHVVEAGKWSEGDENVVPLLPSSKKCILVISKVDLLKNKNDIFAFTTKILQKFPYDAIVPLSAVKGVQLDILLDEIAQRLPEGEPMFDEEAMTDRSVRFITGELIREKIFRLVGDELPYASTVQIEKWDETEEGVHINACVVVERESHKPILLGAKGLHMKRIATEARQDIREMLDKPVFLEIYIKVRKGWSDKESALRDLGYE from the coding sequence ATGATAGAAAATACCCCTTTTAAAACAGGCTTTATTGCCGTTGTCGGACGACCCAATGTTGGTAAATCAACATTAATTAATGCCTTAATTGGTAGTAAAATTTCCATTGTTTCACGTAAAGCACAAACAACACGACACCGTATTCATGGGGTACTTACACAAAATAATACACAATTTGTTTTTGTGGATACCCCGGGTTTTCAAACGCGTCATGGCGGTGCAATGAATCGAATGATGAATCGGGTGGTTACACAAACATTGGCAGATGTGGATGTTGTTGTTCATGTTGTAGAAGCAGGCAAATGGAGTGAGGGTGATGAAAATGTAGTGCCTTTACTGCCTTCCTCTAAAAAGTGTATTTTAGTGATTAGTAAAGTAGATTTACTCAAGAATAAAAATGATATATTTGCCTTTACCACTAAAATTCTTCAAAAATTCCCCTATGATGCTATTGTGCCATTAAGTGCCGTCAAAGGGGTTCAGCTAGATATTCTACTGGATGAAATTGCACAACGCTTACCTGAGGGTGAACCTATGTTTGATGAAGAGGCGATGACAGACCGTTCTGTTCGCTTTATCACGGGTGAGTTAATTCGAGAAAAAATCTTCCGTTTAGTTGGTGATGAGCTTCCTTATGCAAGTACGGTACAAATTGAAAAATGGGATGAAACAGAAGAAGGTGTTCATATTAATGCCTGTGTGGTGGTTGAAAGAGAAAGCCATAAGCCCATTTTACTAGGTGCAAAAGGTTTACATATGAAGCGTATTGCGACAGAAGCAAGACAAGATATTCGAGAGATGTTAGATAAACCTGTTTTTTTAGAAATTTATATTAAGGTGCGTAAAGGCTGGTCAGATAAAGAAAGTGCTTTGCGTGATCTTGGTTATGAATAA
- the recO gene encoding DNA repair protein RecO produces the protein MNKYKVLETPAFLLQAKPWSETSCIATVFSREYGLVAGIAKGAKRPYSVMRPILSHFQPLLISWSGKAEVKTITQADFDGFLAIPSKILMSGWYMNELLLRGLPKEDPHPIIFDEYTYALESLCAGIDERSVLRRFEWYLLKELGYGDSEVAPDFHDLSSELALRQHLRAKIETYIFQYELNTRKVVQSIR, from the coding sequence ATGAATAAATATAAGGTTCTTGAAACACCTGCTTTTTTATTACAAGCAAAACCTTGGAGTGAGACTTCCTGTATTGCAACGGTATTTAGCCGAGAGTATGGTTTAGTGGCAGGTATTGCCAAGGGGGCAAAACGACCCTACTCTGTGATGAGGCCTATTTTGTCGCACTTTCAGCCCTTATTAATTTCTTGGAGTGGAAAAGCAGAAGTTAAGACAATTACACAGGCTGATTTTGATGGTTTTTTGGCTATTCCTTCTAAAATATTGATGTCTGGGTGGTATATGAATGAGTTATTACTTAGAGGATTGCCTAAAGAAGACCCACACCCTATTATTTTTGATGAATATACCTACGCACTTGAAAGTCTATGTGCAGGCATTGATGAGCGAAGTGTGCTAAGGCGGTTTGAGTGGTATTTACTTAAAGAATTAGGGTATGGGGATAGTGAAGTTGCACCTGATTTTCATGATTTGTCTTCTGAGCTTGCTTTACGTCAGCACTTACGAGCAAAGATAGAGACATATATTTTTCAGTATGAGCTTAATACCCGAAAAGTAGTGCAATCCATACGATAG
- a CDS encoding Bax inhibitor-1/YccA family protein — protein MNSYDQHTIQTQQADSLMAKNRVLRNTYLLLAISMIPTVLGAVLALQLNLFSNLNPWVSTLIFFAGAFGLMFLVEKNRNNAAGVGFLLLFTFFMGMMLSRILSYTLALNNGENVIAMAFGSTAIIFGVMATIASTSKRDFSFLGKTLFMGVIVLILAAIANLFFQIPALSLAISAAATVIFSLYILFDVQRIVNGGETSYISATLALYLDIYNIFQSLLHIFGVIGGDD, from the coding sequence ATGAATTCTTACGATCAACACACTATCCAAACCCAACAAGCCGATTCCCTGATGGCTAAGAACCGCGTACTACGCAATACTTACCTCTTATTGGCTATTTCTATGATACCTACCGTGTTAGGTGCGGTATTAGCATTACAGCTCAATCTTTTTAGTAACCTTAATCCATGGGTAAGCACATTAATCTTTTTTGCAGGTGCTTTTGGTTTAATGTTCTTAGTAGAGAAAAACCGCAATAATGCCGCAGGGGTTGGTTTCCTACTACTCTTTACCTTCTTTATGGGTATGATGCTTTCTCGTATTTTAAGCTATACACTTGCTTTAAATAACGGAGAAAATGTTATTGCTATGGCATTTGGTAGTACCGCTATTATTTTTGGTGTGATGGCAACGATTGCAAGTACTAGTAAACGAGATTTTAGTTTCTTAGGTAAAACACTTTTTATGGGTGTTATTGTCCTTATCCTAGCAGCTATTGCTAATCTCTTTTTCCAAATTCCTGCTTTATCTTTAGCGATTTCTGCAGCAGCAACCGTTATTTTCTCACTCTACATTCTATTTGATGTTCAACGTATTGTGAATGGTGGTGAAACAAGCTATATCTCTGCAACATTAGCTTTATACTTAGATATTTATAATATTTTCCAAAGCTTATTACATATTTTTGGTGTCATTGGTGGCGATGATTAA
- a CDS encoding DNA polymerase III subunit chi, whose amino-acid sequence MSTILIAHGVEHRIQQACQTAYKYFLAGRPLFVYCSDEKRLSGFSKALWAVEKTAFVPHPMYASESIPTWIMLCTHLSEKIEHPLATPSNPTWLMNLDIECPPYYQQFTRILEIVSNHEEDKKYARERMIHYKTEGNELVYHALNT is encoded by the coding sequence ATGAGTACCATCTTAATTGCTCATGGGGTAGAACACCGCATTCAACAAGCCTGCCAAACAGCTTATAAGTATTTTTTGGCAGGTCGCCCCCTATTTGTCTATTGTTCAGATGAAAAACGCCTATCTGGCTTTAGTAAAGCACTTTGGGCAGTTGAGAAGACTGCCTTTGTTCCCCATCCTATGTATGCAAGTGAAAGCATACCAACATGGATTATGCTTTGCACACATCTTTCAGAAAAAATAGAGCATCCTCTTGCTACCCCCTCAAATCCAACATGGTTAATGAATCTTGATATAGAATGCCCACCCTATTATCAACAATTTACACGCATTCTTGAAATTGTTTCTAATCATGAGGAAGATAAAAAGTATGCAAGAGAACGAATGATACACTATAAGACAGAGGGTAATGAGCTGGTTTATCATGCTTTAAATACATAA
- a CDS encoding leucyl aminopeptidase — MQFTIQTNRSIEQLKTPALFVGVFEDGLLGSIATQLDSKANIKKILKKEFKAKLGSTLVLRHIDGIAAERLVLVGLGNKENYNPNTLLTAHSTITEYLKQSSLSEGISTLLEETASISTLDAARFAARAIVLATYQYTTTLSKAPEPFALKKLSFTLPKAQEKEAKIGLAQGQALGNGMNLTRELGNLPANICTPAYLGEQAKSLAKTFPTIKTDVLARKQIEALKMGAFLSVAAGSDQDPRFIIMHYRPATKKSTSQKPIVLVGKGVTFDTGGISLKPGLNMDEMKFDMCGAASVFGTMRAIAEIGINREVIALIPATENMPSGHATKPGDVVTSMSGQTIEILNTDAEGRLILCDALTYAERYHPKLVIDIATLTGAIIVSLGNINTGLFSNDDDLAQALLQAGKNTRDTAWLMPLEEAYQERLQSNFADIANIGGPGAGSITAACFLSRFTKNYRWAHLDIAGTAWLSGTQKGATGRPVPLLVDFLLTQ, encoded by the coding sequence ATGCAATTTACAATACAAACAAACCGTTCAATCGAACAATTAAAAACCCCTGCACTTTTTGTAGGTGTCTTTGAAGATGGCTTATTAGGCAGCATTGCAACACAGCTTGATTCTAAGGCAAATATTAAAAAAATCCTAAAAAAAGAGTTTAAGGCAAAACTAGGTAGTACACTCGTATTACGCCATATTGATGGCATTGCTGCCGAACGTCTTGTTTTGGTAGGCCTTGGAAACAAAGAGAATTATAACCCGAATACATTACTAACGGCTCATTCTACAATCACAGAATATTTAAAACAAAGTAGTTTAAGCGAAGGCATTAGTACACTTTTAGAAGAAACAGCCTCAATCAGTACACTTGATGCCGCCCGTTTTGCAGCTCGTGCTATCGTACTGGCTACGTATCAATATACAACCACACTCAGTAAAGCACCCGAACCTTTTGCACTCAAAAAACTTAGCTTTACACTACCTAAAGCACAAGAAAAAGAAGCAAAAATTGGTTTAGCACAAGGTCAAGCCCTCGGTAATGGAATGAACTTAACTCGAGAACTCGGTAATTTACCTGCCAATATCTGCACACCAGCTTATCTTGGAGAGCAGGCAAAATCTTTAGCAAAAACCTTTCCAACAATTAAAACAGATGTTTTAGCAAGAAAACAAATTGAAGCCCTAAAAATGGGGGCATTCTTATCCGTTGCCGCTGGTTCTGATCAAGACCCCCGTTTTATTATTATGCACTATCGCCCTGCTACCAAAAAATCCACATCACAAAAACCTATTGTCCTAGTCGGTAAAGGTGTTACCTTTGATACCGGTGGCATTTCGCTTAAACCAGGTCTCAATATGGATGAGATGAAGTTTGATATGTGTGGTGCCGCTTCTGTATTTGGTACGATGCGTGCTATCGCTGAAATTGGCATTAATCGTGAAGTGATTGCACTTATCCCAGCCACTGAAAATATGCCAAGTGGTCATGCAACAAAACCCGGTGATGTCGTTACCAGTATGTCAGGTCAAACCATCGAAATTCTCAATACAGATGCCGAAGGTCGCCTTATTTTATGCGATGCCCTCACCTATGCAGAACGCTATCATCCAAAATTAGTGATTGATATTGCTACACTAACAGGGGCTATTATTGTTTCATTGGGAAATATTAATACAGGGCTTTTCAGTAATGATGATGACCTAGCCCAAGCCTTACTACAAGCAGGTAAAAATACCCGTGATACCGCTTGGTTAATGCCACTTGAAGAGGCTTATCAAGAACGTTTACAAAGTAACTTTGCCGATATAGCCAATATTGGTGGGCCTGGTGCTGGTTCGATTACCGCCGCTTGCTTCTTATCACGTTTCACCAAAAACTATCGTTGGGCTCACCTTGATATTGCAGGAACTGCATGGTTATCGGGAACACAAAAGGGAGCGACTGGTCGTCCAGTACCACTTTTAGTTGATTTTTTATTAACACAATGA
- the lptF gene encoding LPS export ABC transporter permease LptF, with product MSLFKRSIVAEILSHAGVVFSTLIIVWLSVLLVRLLGQAAAGTIGADVVIAISTFSSITALPIILIVSVFIAILTTVSRNYREQEMFVWFSSGVSLLNWINPVLRVVIPTSVLIAVLTIISSPWAYQQVAEYRQRYAQRSDLSKVATGQFIETVGGNRVFFIEPSTNPDHEMGRIFVRELGKEGGISVINAAHANFSTNEKGERFINLGAGSRYDLVPNSPELRVSSFDDITLRVENSNAVSEDEIREKALNEMKARPLMALLADNNSRSDSQLMWRFSLPIAVLNLALLAIPLGSVNPRMGRSGNVIIAGLVGLLYMNLLNMMRGWISAGKVDFWMGILSVNGLVFLAVVFAFWLKMRVKAPRQA from the coding sequence ATGTCGCTATTCAAACGCTCAATTGTTGCTGAAATTTTAAGTCATGCCGGTGTCGTTTTTTCTACACTTATCATTGTTTGGCTTAGTGTGTTATTAGTGAGATTATTAGGTCAAGCAGCTGCTGGTACAATTGGTGCTGATGTGGTGATAGCCATTTCTACCTTTTCAAGTATTACCGCATTACCGATTATTTTAATTGTTTCAGTCTTTATTGCGATTCTAACAACTGTTTCACGCAATTATCGTGAGCAAGAGATGTTTGTTTGGTTTTCAAGTGGGGTGTCTTTATTAAATTGGATAAATCCTGTTTTACGAGTGGTGATTCCAACTTCAGTATTGATTGCTGTTTTAACGATCATTAGTTCTCCATGGGCATATCAACAAGTGGCAGAATATCGACAGCGTTACGCACAACGCTCTGACCTTTCTAAAGTAGCGACAGGACAATTTATTGAAACTGTTGGGGGAAATAGGGTGTTTTTTATTGAACCCTCTACTAACCCTGATCATGAAATGGGTAGAATCTTTGTGCGAGAACTGGGTAAAGAAGGGGGGATTAGTGTGATTAATGCTGCTCATGCTAATTTTTCAACCAATGAAAAAGGGGAACGATTTATTAATTTAGGTGCAGGAAGTCGTTATGATTTAGTGCCTAATTCACCAGAGCTTCGTGTATCTTCATTTGATGATATTACATTAAGGGTTGAGAATAGCAATGCCGTTTCTGAAGATGAAATTAGAGAGAAAGCACTTAATGAAATGAAAGCAAGACCGTTGATGGCGTTACTTGCCGATAATAATAGTCGAAGTGATTCGCAATTAATGTGGCGGTTTTCTTTACCTATTGCGGTTTTAAATCTCGCCTTATTAGCGATTCCATTGGGATCTGTTAATCCACGTATGGGTAGATCGGGTAATGTGATTATTGCAGGTTTAGTAGGCTTACTTTATATGAATTTACTTAATATGATGAGGGGGTGGATTAGTGCTGGTAAGGTTGATTTTTGGATGGGGATTTTATCTGTTAATGGTTTAGTATTTTTAGCTGTCGTATTTGCATTTTGGCTAAAAATGCGTGTCAAAGCCCCTCGTCAAGCGTAG
- a CDS encoding multidrug effflux MFS transporter produces the protein MNNVNSKLFLVLLLGVLSAFGPFVVDLYLPALPELTLFFATSVSMTQLTLTTAMIGLAVGQLFFGPISDKFGRKKPLIISLLIYILSTVLIIFSHTIESMIVWRIVQGLSSAGSVVISRAIATDLYRGREMTRFFGLLMTINGLAPIISPILGSLLLAYISWKGIFVFLTLIGVVVLLFCFRLQESLKEENRLQGSVLSSFKTFSIIIKNRLFMSYVGIESFLLGAMFAYIAASPFILQTFYGLSAFAFSLCFGANGAALVLGANMGGRMTNRKALAIGVLGFCVAALYTIAVLITQPYWLFVEIGFFMMLLLMGLTFPAISSLAMESERQYAGSASALLGFAPFFLGGIVSPLVGIGDIFYATAIVIFVCGSFGLAIYIAIYKKIQNAEEG, from the coding sequence ATGAATAACGTTAATTCTAAACTCTTTTTAGTCTTATTACTTGGGGTATTATCGGCATTTGGTCCCTTTGTTGTTGACTTATATTTACCTGCTTTACCTGAATTAACCCTATTTTTTGCTACTTCTGTTTCAATGACACAGCTGACACTGACAACGGCTATGATTGGCTTAGCCGTTGGTCAGCTCTTTTTTGGCCCGATTAGTGATAAGTTTGGTCGTAAAAAACCATTAATAATTTCCTTACTTATTTATATCCTCAGTACGGTATTGATTATATTTTCACATACAATTGAAAGTATGATTGTGTGGCGTATTGTCCAAGGGTTATCTTCCGCAGGGAGTGTGGTTATTTCTCGAGCAATCGCAACAGACCTGTATCGTGGGCGAGAGATGACCCGTTTTTTTGGATTATTAATGACAATTAACGGTCTTGCACCGATTATCTCACCTATTTTAGGGAGTTTGTTATTAGCGTATATTAGCTGGAAAGGGATATTTGTTTTCTTAACCTTGATAGGGGTTGTTGTTCTGTTATTTTGTTTCCGACTACAAGAAAGTTTAAAAGAAGAAAACCGTTTACAAGGTTCTGTTTTATCGTCTTTTAAAACATTTAGTATTATTATTAAAAATCGCTTATTTATGAGCTATGTGGGGATTGAGAGCTTTTTACTGGGTGCAATGTTTGCCTATATTGCGGCCTCTCCTTTTATTTTGCAGACGTTTTATGGGTTAAGTGCTTTTGCGTTTAGTCTTTGCTTTGGTGCGAATGGGGCAGCATTAGTCCTAGGGGCTAATATGGGGGGAAGAATGACGAATCGCAAAGCCTTAGCGATAGGGGTACTTGGTTTTTGTGTGGCAGCACTTTATACGATAGCTGTCTTAATCACTCAACCTTATTGGCTCTTTGTAGAAATTGGCTTTTTTATGATGTTGCTATTAATGGGATTAACTTTTCCTGCTATTTCTTCTTTGGCGATGGAAAGCGAGCGTCAATATGCGGGTAGTGCCTCTGCTTTATTGGGTTTTGCTCCCTTCTTTCTAGGAGGTATTGTTTCTCCATTAGTCGGTATCGGTGATATTTTTTACGCAACGGCTATCGTGATTTTTGTATGCGGTTCATTTGGTTTAGCAATTTATATTGCTATTTATAAAAAAATCCAAAATGCAGAGGAGGGATAA
- a CDS encoding TonB-dependent receptor domain-containing protein: MQKVAAFIALALSTNAFAQQDQLETIYVTEVEKSDTLVNTRVDRQSIFLRQVKDVRDLFANKMDVYGSQLQNTRSGGEGVNIRGLQGNRITSTIDGIPLPETQESKHFISYGSEFGRDDYIEVTGLRSADVQYAGSANSLSGSVNFVTLEPEDLLKGQQTGGFIGTGYNSVDRSVYGTVGGAIKVGDYQGMLMTTIRDGHETKNKGTNGSRGALRTEPNPADTRSYYVLTKHYYQMNPHHRIGAAFEYQRKKTDTNLLSLDMTNIDSGTGVQQYGHSSDKVDRTRFSLSHEYSNEHGWLQYAKTQVYYQDATFDNYRFRQGLRNYRREMTDTTHKVYGINSDFMTFIDGAVPQVLRYGFTYSHAKSSNHLIYERPAYRHPRLAGLGRAYFNGHPTADTSQDKLTVYFEDELSFGKFVVTPQIGFVHYRMKPKNAVSDIAQFQYAKQSETKFTPKISFEYRALPEFIPYIQYSRGVRTPSPQQLTSYFFESVSFFNPMTGRPQTVNVAVVGNAKLKSETADNFELGIKGEKAGLRYLVTGYYNRYHHFIDWVAKPTQGYASFIQYDNLDSAKVYGITADMKWNFYGNFHTNAGFAYARGRAKNNGVKTPINSIQPLKTRLGFSYEGEEFGANVQWTYSQAKADKDIEQSSAYLYNPTRRYSIFDVGMYWKPIKNLTITANVNNVFDKKYWNWNDISYLALISKATQDQGRPTASIPLAINAANADRFTAPGRNINIGLRYEF; this comes from the coding sequence ATGCAAAAAGTAGCGGCTTTTATAGCGTTAGCATTAAGTACAAATGCTTTTGCTCAGCAAGATCAGCTTGAAACGATTTATGTAACTGAGGTGGAGAAAAGTGATACTTTAGTCAATACAAGGGTAGATCGTCAGAGTATCTTTTTACGTCAGGTAAAAGATGTTAGGGATCTTTTTGCGAATAAAATGGACGTTTATGGTAGTCAATTACAAAATACACGTTCTGGCGGAGAGGGTGTAAATATTCGTGGTTTACAAGGGAACCGCATTACTTCAACGATTGATGGTATTCCCCTACCAGAAACACAAGAGAGTAAGCACTTTATTTCTTATGGTAGTGAGTTTGGGCGTGATGATTATATAGAAGTGACAGGTTTGCGTAGTGCGGATGTACAATATGCAGGTTCTGCCAATAGCCTATCGGGAAGTGTGAATTTTGTTACCTTAGAACCAGAGGATTTATTAAAGGGACAACAGACAGGTGGCTTTATTGGTACGGGTTATAACAGTGTTGATCGTTCTGTGTATGGTACGGTAGGGGGAGCAATTAAAGTAGGTGATTATCAAGGCATGTTAATGACAACGATACGTGATGGTCATGAAACTAAAAATAAAGGGACTAACGGTAGTCGTGGTGCATTACGAACCGAGCCTAATCCTGCGGATACGCGAAGTTATTATGTATTGACTAAGCACTATTATCAAATGAATCCTCATCATCGGATTGGTGCCGCTTTTGAATATCAACGTAAAAAAACAGATACAAATTTATTGAGCCTTGATATGACCAATATTGATAGTGGTACAGGTGTACAGCAATATGGCCATTCATCGGATAAAGTGGATAGGACTCGCTTTTCTTTAAGTCATGAATATAGTAATGAGCATGGTTGGTTACAGTATGCTAAAACGCAAGTGTATTATCAAGATGCCACATTTGATAATTATCGTTTCCGTCAGGGTTTGCGTAATTATCGCCGTGAGATGACAGATACAACACATAAGGTTTATGGTATTAATAGTGATTTTATGACGTTTATTGATGGGGCGGTTCCTCAAGTATTACGTTATGGTTTTACTTATAGTCATGCAAAATCTAGCAATCACTTAATATATGAGCGTCCTGCTTATCGTCATCCACGTTTAGCTGGTTTGGGGCGTGCGTATTTTAACGGTCATCCTACAGCAGATACTTCACAAGATAAATTGACGGTATATTTTGAAGATGAGTTGTCTTTTGGTAAATTTGTTGTTACCCCACAAATTGGTTTTGTTCACTATCGTATGAAACCTAAAAATGCGGTGAGTGACATTGCACAATTTCAATATGCTAAGCAATCAGAAACAAAGTTTACACCTAAAATTAGTTTTGAATATCGAGCATTGCCAGAGTTTATCCCCTACATTCAATACTCTCGCGGTGTTCGTACGCCTTCTCCCCAGCAACTAACGTCTTACTTTTTTGAAAGTGTGAGTTTTTTTAATCCTATGACTGGACGACCGCAAACGGTTAATGTTGCTGTTGTGGGTAATGCTAAATTAAAGTCAGAAACAGCGGATAATTTTGAGCTTGGTATTAAGGGTGAAAAAGCAGGTTTACGGTATTTAGTAACAGGTTACTATAACCGTTATCATCACTTTATTGACTGGGTAGCTAAACCAACACAAGGTTATGCATCCTTTATCCAATATGATAATCTTGATAGTGCTAAGGTGTATGGTATAACAGCGGATATGAAGTGGAATTTCTACGGTAATTTCCATACTAATGCAGGGTTTGCTTATGCGCGAGGTAGAGCTAAGAATAATGGCGTAAAAACACCGATTAATAGTATCCAACCGCTCAAAACTCGCTTAGGCTTTAGCTATGAAGGGGAAGAATTTGGTGCTAATGTACAATGGACGTATTCTCAAGCCAAAGCCGATAAGGATATTGAACAATCTTCAGCTTATCTTTATAACCCAACCCGTCGTTATTCTATTTTTGATGTAGGTATGTATTGGAAACCAATTAAAAATCTTACGATTACCGCTAATGTGAATAATGTATTTGATAAAAAATACTGGAACTGGAATGATATTTCTTATTTAGCCTTGATTTCTAAAGCAACACAAGATCAAGGACGACCAACGGCGAGTATTCCATTAGCGATTAATGCAGCAAATGCAGATCGTTTTACTGCACCGGGTAGGAATATTAATATTGGTTTACGGTATGAATTTTAG
- the xerD gene encoding site-specific tyrosine recombinase XerD: MDQEYIDAFLDALWLEDGLSKNTLSAYRQDLEALVDYLHIQKPPIGLIQLDANKAQQWFIAMGAEVKPSTANRRLASLKRFAIWALRMGYFTEDPTLSLHSSKQGMRFPKTISETQVDELLEAPDLESAAGLRDRAMLETLYATGLRVTELVTLKTLHLNLDEGVIRVIMGKGGKDRIVPIGETAEYYLREYMQKARPELLGHQVNDDLFLSRFGTGMTRQAFWQIIKKYALQTSIKIPLSPHVLRHAFATHLLNHGADLRVVQMLLGHADISTTQIYTHVARERLKQLHQKHHPRA; the protein is encoded by the coding sequence ATGGATCAAGAATATATTGATGCTTTTTTAGATGCTTTATGGCTAGAAGATGGCTTATCTAAAAATACACTAAGTGCTTATCGTCAAGATTTAGAAGCCTTAGTAGATTATTTACATATACAAAAACCTCCTATTGGGTTAATCCAATTAGATGCCAATAAAGCACAACAATGGTTTATTGCGATGGGAGCTGAGGTAAAACCCAGTACGGCGAATAGACGGTTAGCGAGTTTAAAACGATTTGCTATTTGGGCTTTACGAATGGGTTATTTTACGGAAGATCCGACACTTTCTTTACATTCTTCAAAGCAAGGAATGCGTTTTCCCAAAACCATTAGTGAAACGCAGGTGGATGAATTATTAGAAGCACCTGACTTGGAGAGTGCTGCTGGTTTGAGGGATCGAGCCATGTTAGAAACTTTATATGCGACTGGTCTTCGAGTGACGGAGTTAGTCACCTTAAAAACATTACATCTGAATCTTGATGAGGGGGTTATCCGTGTGATAATGGGTAAGGGAGGGAAGGATCGTATTGTTCCTATTGGAGAAACGGCAGAATATTATTTAAGAGAATATATGCAAAAAGCACGTCCTGAACTATTGGGACACCAGGTGAATGATGATTTATTTTTATCTCGCTTTGGAACGGGTATGACAAGACAGGCTTTTTGGCAGATTATTAAAAAATATGCTTTGCAGACAAGTATTAAGATTCCTTTATCCCCCCATGTATTGAGGCACGCTTTTGCAACGCATTTACTTAACCATGGTGCTGATTTAAGAGTTGTGCAGATGCTATTAGGCCATGCGGATATTTCTACTACGCAAATTTATACGCATGTTGCTCGAGAGCGATTAAAGCAGTTACATCAAAAGCATCATCCAAGAGCGTAG
- a CDS encoding aminoacyl-tRNA deacylase, with product MSKSKHISETPATQFLKKHGVLYDEYICEYIEHGGTAETAKQLGVDEHQIIKTLIVEDEMGKPHIILMHGDREVSTKNLARQLKTKKIQMVDPMQAPKHSGYQIGGTSPFGTRKKMPVWIERTILDYENIYINGGRRGYILRLNPNVIVDLLGATPVEVAIEG from the coding sequence ATGAGTAAATCAAAACATATTTCTGAAACGCCTGCAACGCAGTTTTTAAAAAAACATGGGGTTCTTTATGATGAATATATTTGTGAATATATTGAACATGGGGGAACGGCTGAAACGGCTAAGCAGTTAGGGGTTGATGAGCATCAGATTATCAAAACATTAATTGTTGAAGATGAGATGGGAAAACCTCATATTATACTGATGCATGGTGATCGTGAGGTATCCACTAAAAATCTTGCCCGTCAGCTTAAAACAAAAAAAATCCAAATGGTTGATCCTATGCAAGCACCTAAACATTCAGGTTATCAAATTGGGGGAACTTCGCCTTTTGGTACGCGTAAGAAAATGCCTGTTTGGATAGAGAGAACTATTTTGGATTATGAAAATATTTATATTAATGGGGGGAGAAGAGGGTATATTTTACGACTTAATCCTAACGTTATTGTCGATTTACTAGGGGCGACACCTGTAGAAGTAGCTATAGAGGGGTAG